In the Nicotiana tabacum cultivar K326 chromosome 16, ASM71507v2, whole genome shotgun sequence genome, one interval contains:
- the LOC107812648 gene encoding WAT1-related protein At1g43650-like, whose translation MALKRYQPYLAMIFIQILYAGMALFSKASISNGMNPYVFVVYRQAFATLALAPFAIFLESNKTTSLSFLLLVKIFFISLFGITLSLDLCYVSISYISATFAAAGTNMIPVITFILAICFRMESICYKQSHGIAKIIGSFVCVAGALVYAFVNGPPLYPESHKQVHYLTSNATSKGEWIKGSLIMLLANTMWSLWLILQGPIMKQYPAKIRLTTLQCLFSCIQSAIWAISVKRDIAAWKLGFNFNLLSVAYCGVLVTGLSYWLRAWVIEIKGPVFTAMFTPLSLIVTAFFSSIFWKETPHLGSVCGAILLVMGLYGVLWGKQKEAECNNTSHQCKEEISSI comes from the exons ATGGCTTTGAAGAGATATCAACCCTACTTGGCAATGATCTTTATACAGATATTATATGCAGGCATGGCTTTGTTCTCTAAAGCTTCCATCTCCAATGGCATGAACCCTTATGTGTTTGTGGTTTATCGACAAGCATTTGCAACTCTCGCCTTGGCTCCATTCGCGATTTTCCTCGAAAG TAACAAGACAACTTCCCTTTCATTCCTCTTACTGGTGAAGATATTCTTTATATCCTTATTTGG GATTACATTGAGCCTGGATCTATGCTATGTGTCAATAAGTTATATATCAGCAACATTTGCAGCTGCAGGCACTAACATGATCCCTGTTATCACTTTCATCTTAGCCATATGCTTCAG GATGGAGAGCATTTGTTATAAGCAAAGCCATGGAATAGCTAAAATTATTGGTTCATTTGTGTGTGTTGCTGGGGCTTTAGTGTATGCTTTTGTCAATGGACCTCCTCTCTATCCAGAAAGCCATAAACAAGTTCATTATTTAACTTCAAATGCCACCTCCAAAGGGGAATGGATTAAAGGTTCTCTCATCATGCTCTTAGCCAACACAATGTGGTCATTGTGGCTTATTTTGCAG GGTCCAATTATGAAACAATATCCAGCAAAAATAAGGCTTACAACTCTTCAATGCCTCTTTAGCTGCATTCAATCAGCAATTTGGGCTATTTCAGTAAAGAGGGACATAGCAGCATGGAAATTAGGTTTCAATTTCAATCTTCTTTCTGTGGCTTACTGT GGTGTGTTGGTCACTGGGCTCTCATATTGGCTAAGAGCTTGGGTGATAGAGATAAAAGGACCAGTTTTTACAGCTATGTTTACTCCATTATCCTTAATAGTAACAGCCTTCTTTTCATCTATCTTTTGGAAAGAGACTCCTCATTTGGGAAG TGTATGTGGAGCAATATTGCTAGTGATGGGACTTTATGGTGTTTTGTGGGGTAAACAAAAGGAAGCAGAGTGTAATAACACAAGTCATCAATGCAAAGAGGAAATTAGCAGCATATAA